A stretch of Elephas maximus indicus isolate mEleMax1 chromosome 20, mEleMax1 primary haplotype, whole genome shotgun sequence DNA encodes these proteins:
- the LOC126064320 gene encoding olfactory receptor 8J2-like, which yields MAPGNLTWVTEFILMGLSDHPELQVPLFFVFLVIYGLTLAGNLCINTLTSVDSRLQTPIYFFLRHLAIVDLNSSTVIAAKMLANFLFKTKTISYYCCAAQLGGFVVFIVAEIFILATMAYDRYVAICNPLLYMVVVSQQICLLLVSLICLYSLTTALTVSSCVFSVSYCSCNVINHFYYDNVPLLALSCSDTYIPEIPAFTFSGINLFFSMIIFLISYFNIILAILKIQSSKERQKAFSTCASHMMAVTVFYGTLLFMYLQPRTNHSLDTDKMASVFYTLVIPMLNPLIYSLRNDDVKNALKRFLNNPCKSLKLM from the coding sequence atggctccaggaaatctCACATGGGTGACTGAGTTCATTCTCATGGGACTCTCAGACCATCCTGAGCTCCAGGTCccccttttctttgtcttcctggTGATCTATGGGCTGACTCTGGCAGGGAACCTGTGCATCAACACCCTCACCAGTGTCGACTCTCGACTTCAAACCCCAATATACTTTTTCCTCCGACACTTGGCTATTGTCGATCTCAACAGTTCTACTGTCATTGCAGCCAAAATGCTGGCCAACTTCTTGTTTAAGACGAAAACTATCTCTTACTACTGTTGTGCAGCTCAGCTTGGTggatttgtagttttcattgtggcAGAGATTTTCATACTGGCcacaatggcctatgaccgctatgtggccatatgCAACCCCCTTCTCTACATGGTGGTGGTATCTCAGCAAATCTGCCTTCTGCTAGTGTCTCTCATATGCCTCTACAGTCTGACCACAGCACTGACTGTCTCTTCCTGTGTGTTCTCTGTATCATACTGTTCTTGCAACGTAATCAACCATTTTTACTATGATAATGTCCCTTTGCTAGCCTTATCCTGTTCTGACACTTACATTCCAGAAATACCAGCGTTTACCTTTTCAGGGATCAATTTGTTTTTCTCCATGATCATTTTTCTAATATCCTACTTTAACATTATCCTTGCCATTTTGAAAATACAGTCCTCAAAGGAGAGACAAAAAGCTTTTTCCACCTGTGCTTCTCACATGATGGCGGTCACTGTGTTCTATGGGACTCTCCTTTTCATGTATTTACAACCCAGGACCAACCACTCATTAGACACTGATAAAATGGCCTCAGTCTTTTACACCCTCGTGATACCAATGCTGAATCCCCTCATTTACAGCCTAAGGAACGACGATGTGAAGAACGCACTGAAGAGATTCCTTAATAACCCATGCAAATCACTCAAACTAATGTAA